A genomic stretch from Apodemus sylvaticus chromosome 12, mApoSyl1.1, whole genome shotgun sequence includes:
- the LOC127697824 gene encoding olfactory receptor 6Y1 encodes MVIKVLQVDNRTATTHFILLGFPTRPAFQFLLFTIFLVTYLLTLVENFLIILAIRSDGQLHKPMYFFLSHLSFLEMWYVTVISPKMLVDFLIKDKSISFNGCMTQLYFFVTFVCTEYILLAVMAFDRYVAICNPLRYPVIMTNQLCGIMAGGCWLCGLLTAMIKMVFIARLRYCGTPHINHYFCDISPLLNVSCEDSSQAELVDFFLALMVIAVPLCVVVTSYAIILVTILKIPSAQGRQKAFSTCASHLTVVTLFYSTTLFTYARPKLMYAYNSNKVVSVLYTVIVPLLNPIIYCLRNRDVKNALKKTIICNRSGPGGDGDSSS; translated from the coding sequence ATGGTCATCAAGGTTCTGCAAGTAGACAATCGGACCGCGACAACACATTTTATTCTTCTGGGATTTCCAACACGAccagccttccagtttctgctcTTCACCATCTTCTTGGTTACCTATCTGCTGACACTGGTAGAGAATTTTCTCATCATCCTGGCCATCCGCAGTGATGGGCAACTGCATAAGCCCATGTACTTCTTTCTAAGTCATCTCTCtttcctggagatgtggtatgtCACTGTCATCAGTCCCAAGATGCTGGTAGACTTCCTCATCAAGGACAAGAGCATCTCGTTCAATGGCTGCATGACACAACTTTACTTCTTTGTGACCTTTGTCTGTACTGAGTACATACTCCTTGCTGTCATGGCATTTGATCGCTACGTAGCCATTTGCAATCCACTACGCTACCCTGTCATTATGACCAACCAGCTCTGTGGAATAATGGCTGGGGGATGCTGGCTCTGTGGCCTCCTGACTGCCATGATTAAGATGGTTTTCATAGCTCGACTGCGCTACTGTGGCACACCACACATCAATCACTACTTCTGTGATATCTCTCCACTTCTCAATGTCTCCTGTGAGGACTCCTCTCAGGCTGAACTAGTAGACTTCTTTTTGGCCCTCATGGTCATTGCTGTCCCTCTTTGTGTGGTAGTGACATCTTATGCCATCATCCTTGTCACTATTCTCAAGATCCCATCAGCTCAGGGTCGTCAAAAGGCCTTTTCCACCTGTGCCTCTCATCTGACAGTTGTAACTCTTTTTTACTCCACAACCCTTTTTACATATGCCCGTCCTAAGCTCATGTACGCCTACAATTCAAACAAAGTGGTGTCTGTTCTCTATACTGTCATTGTTCCCCTTCTTAACCCCATCATATACTGTCTGAGGAATCGTGATGTAAAAAATGCCCTTAAAAAGACTATCATTTGCAATCGAAGCGGTCCTGGGGGAGATGGGGATTCCAGTAgttaa
- the LOC127697718 gene encoding olfactory receptor 6P1 yields the protein MRNLSGNRVEQFVLVGFPTPRPFQSLLFVFFFVIYVLTLLENVLIVSTIWLTPSLHRPMYFFLGHLSFLELWYINVTIPRLLGAFLTEDGRVSYVGCMTQLYFFIALACTECVLLAVMAYDRYLAICEPLRYPSLMPPRLATRLAAASWGSGFFSSMMKLLFISRLSYCGPNIINHFFCDISPLLNLTCSDKEQAELVDFLLALVMILLPLVAVVSSYAAIIVAILRIPTAQGRHKAFSTCTSHLAVVVIYYSSTLFTYARPRAMYTFNYNKIISVLYTVIVPFLNPAIYCLRNKEVKDAFRKTMLGRCHHPKDGPD from the coding sequence ATGAGAAATCTGAGCGGAAACCGCGTGGAGCAGTTTGTCCTGGTGGGTTTTCCAACCCCTCGACCCTTCCAGTCactcctctttgttttcttttttgtaatttaCGTGTTGACGTTACTGGAAAATGTTCTCATTGTTTCTACAATCTGGCTCACTCCAAGCCTCCATCgccccatgtactttttcctcgGTCATCTCTCCTTCCTGGAACTATGGTACATCAATGTTACTATTCCCAGACTCTTGGGAGCCTTTCTTACTGAGGACGGTAGAGTCTCTTACGTAGGCTGCATGACCCAGCTCTACTTCTTTATCGCCTTAGCCTGCACTGAGTGTGTCCTGTTGGCAGttatggcctatgaccgctatctGGCTATCTGTGAACCCCTTCGTTACCCTAGTCTCATGCCTCCCAGACTGGCCACTCGCCTAGCAGCGGCTTCTTGGGGCAGCGGGTTCTTCAGTTCCATGATGAAGCTACTTTTCATTTCCCGGTTATCCTACTGTGGGCCCAATATCATCAACCACTTTTTCTGTGATATTTCTCCACTGCTCAACCTCACTTGCTCGGACAAGGAACAAGCCGAGCTAGTAGACTTCCTGCTGGCACTGGTAATGATTCTGTTGCCTCTAGTGGCTGTGGTTTCCTCCTATGCTGCTATCATTGTAGCCATCCTGAGGATCCCCACAGCCCAGGGACGCCACaaagccttctccacctgcaCCTCGCACCTGGCAGTGGTTGTCATCTACTACTCTTCAACTCTCTTCACCTACGCACGGCCCCGAGCCATGTACACCTTCAACTACAACAAGATCATCTCTGTGCTCTACACTGTCATTGTCCCATTCCTCAACCCAGCCATCTACTGCTTAAGAAACAAAGAGGTAAAGGATGCCTTCAGGAAGACCATGCTGGGAAGATGCCACCATCCTAAGGATGGTCCAGATTGA